A window of Candidatus Eisenbacteria bacterium contains these coding sequences:
- a CDS encoding DUF362 domain-containing protein — protein MKSFDHISRREFLKRSAALGAQTALISSGIGLGVGCGAGCHTTRAGIDLAVAKGDSPVKNCLAAVEAIGGFPKFVSAGNRVVIKPNPIGRNQPDLATNTHPDMIEAVIKGCLAAGASEVLVVSHDDLGSMEANGTAAAVERGGGILKSLMRQEEYREIVVPRGKILRTEQVAADVLDADLFINMPIAKHHAATEVTLSMKNLMGINWDRVFFHQTDLHRCIAELTSLIRQDLIIMDANHVLMTNGPSGPGEVHLGRQVIAGVDPVAVDAFTTQAFFREPDRIDHIRIAHELGVGEIDLAKLKIHEFEV, from the coding sequence ATGAAGAGTTTCGATCACATTTCCAGAAGAGAATTCCTCAAACGCTCGGCCGCCCTTGGAGCCCAGACGGCCTTGATATCATCCGGGATCGGTCTCGGGGTCGGATGCGGCGCCGGTTGTCATACAACGCGCGCGGGCATCGATCTGGCGGTCGCCAAGGGAGATTCTCCCGTCAAAAACTGCCTGGCCGCGGTGGAGGCCATCGGCGGGTTTCCAAAATTCGTGAGCGCGGGAAACCGGGTTGTCATCAAACCGAATCCGATCGGCCGCAATCAACCGGACCTGGCGACAAATACGCACCCGGACATGATTGAAGCGGTCATCAAGGGCTGCCTCGCGGCCGGCGCCTCCGAGGTGCTCGTCGTGAGCCATGATGATCTCGGAAGTATGGAAGCCAACGGTACGGCCGCGGCGGTGGAACGCGGCGGAGGCATCCTGAAATCCTTGATGCGACAAGAAGAGTACCGCGAGATCGTTGTTCCACGCGGCAAGATCCTCCGCACCGAACAGGTCGCCGCGGATGTCCTCGATGCCGATCTCTTTATCAATATGCCGATCGCCAAACATCATGCCGCGACAGAGGTCACCCTGTCGATGAAGAACCTCATGGGGATCAATTGGGATCGGGTTTTCTTTCACCAGACCGATCTCCACCGCTGCATCGCAGAACTCACCAGCCTTATACGGCAGGATCTCATCATCATGGATGCCAACCATGTGTTGATGACCAATGGCCCGAGCGGTCCAGGAGAGGTTCATCTGGGACGGCAGGTGATTGCAGGCGTGGACCCTGTGGCGGTCGACGCCTTCACGACCCAGGCCTTTTTCCGCGAGCCGGACCGGATTGATCATATCCGGATCGCTCATGAGCTGGGTGTCGGCGAAATCGATCTGGCCAAATTGAAAATTCATGAGTTTGAGGTGTAA
- a CDS encoding nitroreductase family protein, giving the protein MEKNPMIDILMNRKSVRSFKEEAPSQEVIETIFRAGQQAPFAMQLCSAILERGEGIPWGAPLNFIICADAHRMRLIAKKRGRRLLMNDLTMLLFALQDAAYMAQNMVIAGEALGLGSCYIGSAPMIAGKIVEQYKLPPKVFPMVMLVMGYPAENKPVRPRYPLSFSLFENEYPSFTDEQVTEAMRVMDEGYLAQDYYKEGRLMIKMEEGKEETSTFDDYSWTEHISRKFQWFPLQSEILESLKACGFKLGSDL; this is encoded by the coding sequence ATGGAAAAGAATCCTATGATCGACATTCTCATGAACCGCAAGTCGGTGCGCTCATTCAAGGAAGAGGCGCCGTCGCAGGAGGTGATTGAAACGATCTTCCGGGCGGGACAGCAGGCGCCCTTCGCCATGCAATTGTGCAGCGCTATCTTGGAGCGAGGCGAGGGTATCCCCTGGGGCGCCCCACTGAATTTTATCATATGCGCCGATGCGCATCGGATGCGCTTGATCGCAAAGAAACGCGGCAGACGGCTCCTCATGAATGATCTCACGATGCTGCTCTTTGCCCTGCAGGATGCGGCCTATATGGCTCAGAATATGGTGATCGCCGGCGAGGCCCTGGGCTTGGGCAGCTGCTATATCGGCTCCGCACCCATGATCGCCGGCAAAATCGTCGAACAATACAAACTTCCGCCCAAGGTCTTTCCAATGGTCATGCTTGTCATGGGATATCCGGCGGAAAACAAACCGGTTCGTCCGAGATACCCCCTCTCCTTTTCACTCTTTGAGAATGAATATCCCTCATTCACGGATGAACAGGTAACGGAAGCCATGCGAGTCATGGATGAGGGCTACCTTGCACAAGACTACTATAAAGAGGGCCGTCTTATGATCAAGATGGAGGAGGGCAAAGAGGAGACTTCCACTTTCGACGACTATTCCTGGACGGAACATATCTCGCGGAAGTTTCAATGGTTTCCCCTGCAAAGCGAGATCCTTGAAAGTCTGAAGGCCTGTGGATTCAAACTAGGAAGCGACTTATGA
- a CDS encoding PDZ domain-containing protein, whose amino-acid sequence MKRYSVFAMALLLLLAVFTPAAAIKPVLPRHPSLNPDGSLMAFDWRGDIWIVPAEGGAALRVTAHVAHDAYPYWSPDGKEIAFSSDRYGNTDIFVVGTQGGSPERLTFHSDEDQIYGWSPDGGTVYFGSRRESRQNLIYAVSRTGGRPLRITGDLAFNSSVSPDGRWLAYVRGYTNWWRKHYRGSANRDIWIRPMGGGESFQITSWDGDDDQPKWAAGGRTLYFQSEREDGVMNLYRLDLAVDGENISPSGEPVQITHITEDGIQYLNLSQDGHWAVFECNGGLYRVSTAGGEPLEVPIDCPGDLKENPVERRILTSGASEFAFAPGEKQIAFVAEGEIYAALINENELREPIRLTETDAREKDLAWLDENTLIFTSDRFGDDDLFLLRSTDKEEKRLGKSRYREEIRLTDSPETERAPQVSPDSKTILYRRGTGFLWTMDGEGRHQKLLVDEPQVLHSSWSPDSRYVAYSYTTLGHAEDINIVSLETLETHNVSNHPNDDFHPLWTGDGKRLSWASRTDDGFYSIRYLWLTTEEADKSSAEREREEEQEESLKKDRKDGGASDDDEDKNKEKDKKIPEVKIDWSDFPDRIRTVTTVRGYYWDYDQSPDGKHYALKTDAVEGMELWTVDWDGDNLRRLTHNRSDPDKMTWNEASDKVRYLSRGQIREIENKEGAEESTYTFSVDLTVDARARRLQKFSEAWRLLNDGFYDPNFHGVVWPAMREKYLPLAAEALMREDFNDVVREMIGELNASHLGIYGPRDSGGDETGLLGFTPDDSYDGPGIKVAAVLKRGPLDREGRRVHPEDIILSINGREIEPGQNYYPLLNHMAGKEVDLAISPMGKGGKKKTMTVEPLDAGRYWTLSYSQWMDSNRQMVDQLSEGKIGYLHMSAMGDDNWDRFLEDIFSRALGKEGLILDVRFNNGGSIHDRVLTFLSRRAYCYSKGRGDRNITYDALQRWEKPIVLLTNERSYSDGEIFPWGFKALGLGLVVGMPTFGAVIGTNDVRLIDGTGFRVPGTGWYRMNGESLENNAVQPDIRVPDVPEENLQNRDAQLERGVQECLRMIQF is encoded by the coding sequence ATGAAACGTTATTCCGTTTTCGCCATGGCGCTGCTCCTGCTCCTCGCCGTATTCACTCCGGCTGCCGCAATCAAGCCGGTTCTCCCCCGGCACCCCTCACTCAATCCGGACGGCAGCCTGATGGCCTTCGATTGGAGAGGCGATATCTGGATCGTCCCCGCGGAGGGAGGCGCGGCCCTCCGCGTGACCGCTCATGTCGCTCATGATGCCTATCCCTATTGGTCCCCCGACGGCAAGGAAATCGCCTTCTCAAGCGACCGCTACGGAAATACCGACATCTTTGTTGTCGGGACCCAAGGGGGATCGCCGGAGCGACTGACCTTCCACAGTGACGAGGATCAGATTTACGGCTGGAGTCCGGATGGGGGCACCGTCTATTTCGGCAGCCGCAGGGAGTCGCGGCAGAATCTCATCTACGCTGTTTCACGAACCGGTGGCAGGCCGCTTAGAATCACGGGTGATCTTGCCTTCAACTCATCCGTGAGTCCCGATGGCCGCTGGCTCGCCTATGTCCGTGGTTATACAAATTGGTGGCGGAAACACTACCGGGGTTCAGCGAATCGGGATATCTGGATCCGTCCCATGGGCGGCGGCGAAAGCTTTCAGATCACTTCCTGGGATGGGGATGACGATCAACCGAAGTGGGCCGCCGGCGGCCGGACCCTTTATTTTCAGAGCGAGCGGGAAGACGGCGTGATGAATTTATATCGTCTGGATCTGGCCGTAGACGGGGAAAATATATCGCCGTCCGGAGAGCCGGTCCAGATCACCCACATCACCGAAGATGGGATTCAGTATCTTAATCTCAGTCAAGACGGCCACTGGGCCGTCTTTGAATGCAACGGCGGATTGTACAGAGTCTCTACGGCCGGCGGGGAACCCCTGGAGGTCCCCATCGATTGCCCCGGGGATCTGAAGGAAAACCCGGTGGAACGCCGGATCCTCACTTCCGGAGCTTCTGAATTCGCCTTTGCTCCGGGTGAGAAACAAATTGCCTTTGTCGCCGAGGGGGAAATCTATGCGGCTCTAATAAATGAAAATGAGCTGCGGGAGCCGATCCGGCTGACAGAGACCGACGCCAGGGAGAAGGATCTCGCTTGGCTGGATGAAAACACCCTCATCTTCACCAGCGATCGTTTCGGCGATGATGATCTGTTCTTATTGCGCAGCACCGATAAAGAGGAAAAGCGGCTGGGAAAGAGCCGGTATCGCGAAGAAATCCGTCTGACGGATTCACCGGAAACAGAGCGGGCGCCTCAGGTCAGCCCCGACTCGAAAACGATACTCTACCGCCGCGGCACGGGGTTTCTTTGGACCATGGACGGCGAGGGAAGGCATCAGAAGCTTCTGGTCGACGAGCCGCAGGTGCTTCACAGCAGCTGGTCCCCTGATTCGCGTTATGTAGCCTATAGTTATACAACGCTCGGCCACGCTGAGGATATCAATATCGTCAGCCTTGAAACTTTGGAAACACATAATGTATCAAACCATCCCAATGATGATTTTCATCCCCTTTGGACGGGCGATGGGAAACGTCTGAGCTGGGCCAGCCGGACCGATGATGGTTTCTATAGTATCCGCTATCTGTGGCTGACGACGGAAGAAGCCGACAAGAGCAGCGCCGAAAGGGAGCGCGAGGAAGAGCAAGAGGAGTCCCTAAAGAAGGATCGCAAGGATGGCGGCGCATCCGATGACGATGAAGACAAGAACAAAGAAAAAGACAAAAAGATTCCTGAAGTGAAAATCGACTGGAGTGATTTTCCGGATCGCATCCGAACGGTTACAACGGTCCGCGGTTATTATTGGGATTACGATCAAAGCCCCGATGGCAAACATTACGCCCTCAAGACGGATGCCGTGGAAGGGATGGAGCTATGGACGGTTGATTGGGATGGAGACAATCTGCGCCGGCTGACGCATAACAGATCCGATCCGGACAAAATGACATGGAATGAAGCAAGCGACAAAGTACGCTATTTGAGCCGCGGGCAAATTAGAGAGATCGAGAATAAAGAAGGGGCGGAGGAATCAACTTATACATTTTCTGTGGATCTCACCGTCGATGCGCGCGCACGGCGCCTCCAGAAGTTCAGTGAGGCCTGGCGGCTGCTGAACGACGGCTTCTATGATCCCAATTTCCACGGCGTTGTTTGGCCGGCGATGAGGGAAAAGTATCTCCCACTCGCCGCTGAAGCCTTGATGCGCGAGGATTTCAATGATGTCGTTCGTGAAATGATCGGGGAGTTGAACGCCAGCCACCTCGGCATCTACGGTCCCCGCGACAGCGGCGGTGATGAGACCGGGCTGCTCGGCTTTACACCTGATGACAGCTATGACGGCCCCGGTATCAAGGTCGCGGCCGTCCTGAAGCGGGGTCCCCTTGATCGCGAGGGCCGGCGGGTTCATCCGGAAGACATCATCTTATCAATCAATGGCCGGGAGATCGAACCCGGCCAGAATTATTATCCCCTCCTGAATCATATGGCCGGCAAGGAAGTCGATTTGGCCATCTCACCCATGGGAAAGGGCGGGAAGAAGAAAACGATGACTGTCGAACCCCTCGATGCCGGCCGGTATTGGACACTCAGCTATAGTCAGTGGATGGATTCCAACCGTCAGATGGTTGATCAGCTCTCGGAGGGAAAAATCGGTTACCTCCACATGAGTGCTATGGGGGATGATAATTGGGACCGATTCCTGGAGGACATTTTCAGCCGGGCGCTGGGAAAAGAGGGGCTGATCCTCGATGTTCGGTTTAACAATGGCGGCAGCATCCATGATCGTGTTCTGACCTTCCTCAGCCGCCGCGCCTACTGCTATTCAAAAGGCCGCGGAGATCGCAACATCACCTATGATGCGCTCCAGCGTTGGGAAAAACCGATCGTCCTTCTCACGAACGAGCGCAGCTACAGCGACGGCGAGATCTTTCCCTGGGGATTTAAGGCCTTGGGGCTGGGGTTGGTCGTCGGAATGCCGACGTTCGGCGCGGTGATCGGCACCAATGATGTCCGGCTCATTGATGGAACGGGATTCCGGGTTCCCGGCACCGGGTGGTACCGGATGAACGGGGAGAGCCTCGAAAACAACGCCGTTCAGCCCGATATCCGGGTGCCGGATGTGCCGGAGGAAAATCTCCAAAACCGGGATGCCCAGCTGGAAAGGGGCGTCCAGGAATGCCTGAGAATGATTCAGTTTTAA